The Saprospiraceae bacterium genome contains the following window.
AATTAAAATCCTGTGGATCCCGATCGCGAATTAAATAATACACCTGGTCTTTGCTTGTAATTCGCCAGGAGTCAAATTGACCAGGCCAGGTTGCTGAAACTGTAATAAATGTATTTCCAGATCGTATTTCCCATTCATTGGCACGGCCATTCCATCGCTGCAATATAAAACCGGAAAACTCTCCCAATCTAAAATCCCATTGGCTGTAGTCTTCCTTTAATTGAAAACGGGCACGCAAACTTCCAATTTCCTGATCTTCTGTATCGAAAAAAATCCAATCACGAAAATCATCTGCGTAATAACTCCGCATAAATTGTATGTCTTGTGAAAATCCTACCGTAGCACACAAGACCAATGCACCAATAAAGACCGCTCTAAAAAAAGCGTACATTAAAAAGGCAGGTCGTCAAAATTCTCTGAGGCATTTGCAAACGGATCCGGTGCATCTTTATCTGCAACCAATTCCTGTCCGGCCAAATTTCCAGAAGCCTGTGCTGCATCTACTTTCCAGGCATTTAAGTTGGTAAAATATTTACCCTGCCATTCACGTCCTCGTAAATCAAAATGGACTGTGATCTCATCATTTTCATTAAAGCGGTCGATTACACCGCATCGATCCTGTACCAATTGAAATTTTACATACTGTGGGTATTGCTCCTGGGTGACAATTACAAACTCTCTGGTCGTAAAACTGGCTGTCTTACTTTCAGCGTCCATTTTCTTAACCAGTTTGCCATTTATTTGAAAACTCATATTGCAGATTTTCCACAAAGGTAAAAAAATTAAAGCATTGTACAAATGAGCAATTAATAGGGTTTTACCTGTTCTAATCGACCCTATTATTTTAAAATCAGGCAGAAAAAATTGATATCATTTTGCAAAAAACTAATTTGCAATACCCACCAATCTCTATAAAATTTAAATGCATTTCCTGATTTTATATTATTGAATAAATTCTGATTGAATTAGAATTTGAGTTGGTTTGATAAGCATTTTAATAATGTCAATTATTATATAAGATTAATTTATATGTGGAATAGATGTAATTCTGACAAGTATTTATGTAATGCGTACGACTGAAGTTATGCGATCTTTAGAATTGAAAAAAAAAAATTCACAAATGTGCCTCCAATCGGGGATAATAAATTTAAAATCATGAAAATTAAATTCCTTCCATTACTGATTGCAATCTTCTTTTTGTTACCGAATACAAATTTTAGTCAAGTTCCTAATTTAGGTGTTACATCCAGTTTTACCTTATTTACTGCAGCAGGAGCTTTTAACAATTTAGGTACTTCAACTGTAACCGGAGATATAGGAACAAATGTGGGTGCATTTACTGGTTTCCCTCCGGGCATTTTGGTCGGACAAATTCATGTGGCGGATCCAATTTCCGCACAAGCTGCAAGCGATGTAGCAATTGCTTACAGTTACCTTGCTGGCTTAACATGTGGATTGGTAATTGGAACAACCCTCGGAAACAATCAACTGTTGACTCCAAACATTTATTGTTTGGGAGGTGCATCCAGTTTAAATGGAGATTTAATTTTAGATGGACAAGGGAATCCAAATGCAGTATTTATATTTCAGATCAATGGTGCATTGTCTACCAGTACGTTTACAAATGTAATTTTGATAAATTCTGCATCAATATGCAATGTTTTTTGGCAAATCAATGGTGCGTTTGCATTGGGAGATGGCAGTGTTTTTAGAGGAACATTACTTGTAAATGGCGCAATTAGTTTATTAGAAGGTTCTTCATTACTTGGCAGAGCACTTTCACAAGCAGGAGCCATTTCGTTGCATAATAATGTGGTAACGCTGGTGTTAAATCCCATTGCTCCAACGATAACAGCTTCCAGTTCTACTACAATTTGTCAAGGTGATCAGGTGACCTTATCTGGAAATCCAGGAGGAACTTGGAGCACCGGAGCAACGAGTCCATCCATTACAACTGGCACCGCAGGAGATTATTTTGTAACCGTTACTACAGGATGTGGAAGTGCTGTTTCAAATCACATCCAGGTAATTGTAAATCCTTTGCCATTGGCTATCACCGGACCAAACCGTACAATCTGTATTTCAAATTCCAGTGGAACAGGAGCAAGCATTCAAATTGGAACCAGCCCTATCGCAGGCCATAGTTATTTATGGACACCTGCAACCGGCTTAAGTTCTTCCGCAATCGCTAATCCAATTGCTAACCCATCAGCAACAACACTATACACGCTTAAAGAAACTATACTTTCCACAGGATGTGATTTATCGCATTCGGTCACCATCACAGTGATTAATCCACCCAGTTGCTTGATATCAGGTAATCAAGGGTTGTGTCAGGGACAAACAGTCCAGCTTTGTGCTCCTTCCGGTTTGACTGGTTATTTATGGAGTACAGGTGCGACTTCAAATTGCACCAATATCACCGTTCCAGGTACTTATTTTGTAACCGTAACCAATTCAATTGGCTGCACGAGCGTTTGTAGCAAATCCGTTTCGTATGCTCCACCTTGTTTGATATCAGGGGGTACTGCAATCTGTCAAGGAACTGCTACCCTATTATCAGCCCCAACTGGCAGTGGAACCACTTATTTATGGAGTACAGGTTCAACTGCGAGCAGCATCAAAGTAACTGCTGCTGGAACATATTCAGTAAAAGTAAAAAAAGCTGGCTGTACAAATACCTGCAGTGTCGTTGTAACTATCTATCCGTTACCAGGATGCAGCATTGCCGGAACAAATGGTTTGTGCGAAGGCCAAAGCAAGCAACTGTGCGCTCCGCCTGGGGCTGCAAAATATGCCTGGAGTACAGGAGGCACTGCCAATTGTATAAACATTGTTAAAGCTGGAAACTATGCCGTAACTGTTACTAGTTCGAATGGCTGTAGAAGTGTCTGCAATAAAAGCATTCAAGTAATTAAAAATCCAACTTGCACAATTTCAGGGCTTCGAGAAATCTGGGCTGGGGAAACGACTACTTTATGTGCAACCAGTGGCTATCTTGCTTACAATTGGAATAATGGTGCAAAAATCTGTTGTATAACCGTTTCAGCTCCCGGTACCTATGTTGTTACAACCACCAATGCAAATGGATGCACGAATACCTGTTCAGCTACCGTGGTCGTTTTATTTCAAGGATCTTCTACTTCAAGGTCTGACAATCATAACTCGGATTTTAATAATAAACCGCAAACGAATAACATAGACGTTTATGTTTATCCAAATCCCTTCAATTCAAAAGCCACCATGTTATTTCAAAATCTTTCTAAGGATTCTTATGTTGAAATTCAACTCTATAATTTGTCGGGCAAGTTGATTTCAAAATTATTTGAGGGAGAAATTTTAAAAGGCAAAATGAATACATTGGAACTCAATGCAGACGAACTAAACCCTGGAATCTATTTTTATAAAATCACAAACGGGGACCAGGTAATAAATCGAAAAATTTTAATTTATAAATAGTTGATTGCAGATAGTTGATAGTTAATGGCTATTAGACTGTTAGACTGTTAGGCTGATAGACTGTTAGAATGATAGACTGTTAGGCTGATAGACTGTTAGACTATTAGGCTGTTAGACTGTTAGACTGTTAGGCTGATAGACTGTTAGGCTGATAGACTGTTAGACTATTAGGCTGTTAGACTGTTAGACTGTTAGGTTAATAGACAATAGCAAATTTCTTTACTCTGATTTTCCTCTATAGTGTTTTAAGTTTTCGGATTAGGCCCGCCAAAACCTTTTCAGCTTCAATAAATTTCGATTCACATAAATCCAACTCCTTTTTTGTTAAGAAATTCAATTTTACCGCTAACCCTATTTGATAGTGGGCTTCTTTAAGAGAAGAAAAAGCAATTTCGAGAAAACGGTAATATTCTTTCTGGCTGTCACGATAACTCCCTTCAACAATATTAGAAGGAACTGCTATTACAGATCTTCGAATTTGTGAAGTAAGACCAAAAAATTTCCTCTTTTGGAAACCTCTTGGTTAAGGTATAAACTTCCCTTACAAGATCATCTGATAAAATAAATGCACGCAACTTAGTGTAATCTCTCATAGTCAAAATATTTTAGGTGTTTATTCTTCAAAAATACACTCTATAGGTAAATAAATAATAAAATAATTAACCAGCAGCCTAATAGCCTATTAGTCTATCAGCCTATCAGCCTGTAAGTCTAACAGTCTAAAAGTCTAAAAGTCCATCAGCCTAATCCCTTTACAAAAAAGCCCTTCCCGTTTTGCAACGAGAAGGGTTCACTGTAATATGATATTTAAACCTGAAGCCTAGTTGTCAAACAGCACGAGTTTGATACTTTTAGTGTATTCCCCAGCTTCCATCTTCAGTAAATAAACTCCAGGTCCGGACAAGATTTCCTTTTTAATAGTCAAAGTATTCTGTCCCTCTTGGTAGCTTTCTTTTTTACGATAGATTAATTTTCCGTTTAAATCTGAAATACTGTATTGAATATCTGTGCGCTCTTTCAAATAAAATTTGAGCGTCGTGAGTTGTGCAAATGGATTGGGCACTGGTTCGCCAATAATAATGTCCTCATCTGGATTGAATTCGTTCTTGCTTATATGGATTCCCAAAATTTCATCCTGTTCAGTATACGCTTCTGCATTGATGACATCAGAATTAAATTCAATAGACGAAACAATTTGTTCTGTAAGATCCTGATCCGTTTCTATAAAAAACAACAGATCCCCTTTGCTAATATCAACATCCTGATCTGCATTCCACGAAACCAGAATATACGATTTATCAATATACGCCCAGCCGATATTTGGATCCATGATTGCAATTTTACCGGGTTTAATTCCTGTAATGTTTAATTGGCTTGAATTAAATTTCAAAGTAAACTGCATGCCACTTAAACGCATAGCCTCTTTGGCAAATATTGGTACAAGATGCTTGTTGACCGGTTCGCCCAGTTCCAATTCCATATTTTTCAAACTGCGCGTCTCTGCATGGTGTAAACCATTCCAGGTAGTTTGACTCACGTCCCCTACTTTGATTCCTCTGAAATCGGCATACATCATAGGTCCTGCTAAACTGATAATGTTATATTCAGCTGGCAGATTCTCTATCCATGGATCATTGGGATCTGGAAACTGATAGTTTGCGTCTAAAAACATCCAGGATAAATTGCTCTTGTATTTTCCATCAACGCCTAAGATTAATTTTCTTACGGCAGCAATATCTGCAGCGGTTACTCTATGGTCACCATTGACATCTGCAGCCAATAAATGCCAGGGCGATGGAAATATTTCTGTGCCTAATATATGTCGTTGAATTTTTACAATATCCATTGTGCTTACCCCATCGAGATAATTTTTATCAACCAATGCTGTAACTTTATAATCGTCTCCAATCCGGAGATTCGTAAATTCAAAACTTCCATTAAATTCTTTTTGCAAGATGCCCTGTGGGCCATCTACCCTAAGGGTTACTTCACTGACCGGTTGATCAAAAGGAGTAACGATTAATCCTGCAAGGTTTGCATTTAATGTAGGTCTGTTTCCGCACA
Protein-coding sequences here:
- a CDS encoding DUF3127 domain-containing protein, with the translated sequence MSFQINGKLVKKMDAESKTASFTTREFVIVTQEQYPQYVKFQLVQDRCGVIDRFNENDEITVHFDLRGREWQGKYFTNLNAWKVDAAQASGNLAGQELVADKDAPDPFANASENFDDLPF
- a CDS encoding DUF3494 domain-containing protein, with the translated sequence MKIKFLPLLIAIFFLLPNTNFSQVPNLGVTSSFTLFTAAGAFNNLGTSTVTGDIGTNVGAFTGFPPGILVGQIHVADPISAQAASDVAIAYSYLAGLTCGLVIGTTLGNNQLLTPNIYCLGGASSLNGDLILDGQGNPNAVFIFQINGALSTSTFTNVILINSASICNVFWQINGAFALGDGSVFRGTLLVNGAISLLEGSSLLGRALSQAGAISLHNNVVTLVLNPIAPTITASSSTTICQGDQVTLSGNPGGTWSTGATSPSITTGTAGDYFVTVTTGCGSAVSNHIQVIVNPLPLAITGPNRTICISNSSGTGASIQIGTSPIAGHSYLWTPATGLSSSAIANPIANPSATTLYTLKETILSTGCDLSHSVTITVINPPSCLISGNQGLCQGQTVQLCAPSGLTGYLWSTGATSNCTNITVPGTYFVTVTNSIGCTSVCSKSVSYAPPCLISGGTAICQGTATLLSAPTGSGTTYLWSTGSTASSIKVTAAGTYSVKVKKAGCTNTCSVVVTIYPLPGCSIAGTNGLCEGQSKQLCAPPGAAKYAWSTGGTANCINIVKAGNYAVTVTSSNGCRSVCNKSIQVIKNPTCTISGLREIWAGETTTLCATSGYLAYNWNNGAKICCITVSAPGTYVVTTTNANGCTNTCSATVVVLFQGSSTSRSDNHNSDFNNKPQTNNIDVYVYPNPFNSKATMLFQNLSKDSYVEIQLYNLSGKLISKLFEGEILKGKMNTLELNADELNPGIYFYKITNGDQVINRKILIYK